The Belonocnema kinseyi isolate 2016_QV_RU_SX_M_011 chromosome 10, B_treatae_v1, whole genome shotgun sequence genome has a window encoding:
- the LOC117182331 gene encoding uncharacterized protein LOC117182331, with product MQFFGGSPLFTVVLFLLNTVKSARSSIGDISEFQLYKTYGPEIRAYVQFNKYMQPKELRIYVESGTIMERFEHRLYDWADLNRVLGEEIPILQAHQQQALQQQAQQQPVHQPQVLPHVNALQQWQQGSSRHSQERMKK from the exons atgcaattttttggagGATCTCCTCTTTTTACAGTGGTACTTTTTCTACTTAATACTGTTA AATCAGCACGTTCTTCTATAGGTGACATTTCCGAATTCCAACTTTATAAAACCTACGGACCAGAAATAAGAGCATACGTGCAATTCAATAAATATATGCAACCCAAAGAGCTACGCATATATGTAGAATCAGGAACCATTATGGAAAGGTTTGAACACAGGCTGTATGACTGGGCTGATTTGAATCGTGTATTGGGAGAAGAAATTCCAATTCTACAGGCCCACCAACAACAAGCCCTGCAACAACAAGCGCAGCAACAACCAGTCCACCAACCACAAGTCCTTCCACATGTGAATGCACTCCAACAATGGCAACAAGGCTCATCTCGTCATTCTCAAGAgaggatgaaaaaataa